In Synergistaceae bacterium, a genomic segment contains:
- a CDS encoding amidohydrolase family protein, translating to MKTIDSHVHIYPPEIIKNCEKISAHEPYFDALIHNRVHKWATLDDLLTRMTHDNITHAVIFGFAFRDMGLCKICNDYVIECVKKFPDKLSGLCVIPPNNNESEREILRCADSGLIGAGELFPDGQNINISDNNETSHLTGALREANFFVLWHIAEPVGHDYAGKGKTSVKDAYNFCVNNPEITTIFAHLGGGLWLYELMPEVRKILRNVYYDIAAMPYLYDSKILDAIKSAGLINKFLMGSDYPILGSSRYEKMFSESSLNMNDLAQIKYFNAAKLINPPAIESSQRE from the coding sequence ATGAAAACTATAGACTCTCACGTTCATATTTATCCGCCGGAAATAATAAAAAATTGCGAGAAAATTTCAGCGCACGAGCCTTATTTTGACGCATTAATTCATAATCGTGTACATAAATGGGCAACTCTCGACGACTTATTAACACGCATGACACACGATAATATTACACATGCAGTTATATTCGGGTTCGCTTTTCGTGATATGGGACTGTGCAAAATCTGCAATGATTACGTTATTGAGTGCGTGAAAAAATTTCCTGACAAATTAAGCGGACTTTGCGTCATTCCTCCCAATAATAACGAGTCAGAACGTGAAATTTTGCGATGTGCTGACTCAGGGCTTATAGGCGCGGGCGAACTTTTTCCCGACGGACAAAATATTAATATTTCGGACAATAACGAGACTTCACATTTAACTGGTGCATTAAGGGAAGCAAATTTTTTTGTGTTATGGCATATTGCAGAACCTGTCGGACATGATTACGCGGGCAAAGGCAAGACATCAGTTAAGGACGCTTATAATTTCTGCGTGAACAATCCGGAAATCACGACAATTTTTGCGCATTTAGGCGGGGGATTATGGCTTTATGAACTAATGCCGGAAGTAAGAAAAATTTTGCGAAATGTTTATTATGATATTGCTGCAATGCCGTATTTGTATGATTCTAAGATTCTTGACGCGATTAAATCAGCCGGACTGATAAATAAATTCTTGATGGGCAGCGATTACCCGATTTTAGGCTCATCGAGATACGAGAAAATGTTTAGCGAGTCAAGTCTGAATATGAATGATTTAGCGCAAATAAAATATTTCAACGCCGCAAAATTAATAAATCCCCCTGCAATTGAATCATCACAGAGGGAATAA